Proteins co-encoded in one Streptomyces roseochromogenus subsp. oscitans DS 12.976 genomic window:
- a CDS encoding RNA polymerase sigma factor SigF has product MSADQGSSKVLTPAKSEAAPKELDALDVLDGIEGVTALDAVPAPPTAAAADIPAPPASGDIDTRTLSRSLFLRLAALDEDSPERAYVRDTLIELNLPLVRYAAARFRSRNEPMEDIVQVGTIGLIKAIDRFDCERGVEFPTFAMPTVVGEIKRFFRDTSWSVRVPRRLQELRLALTKASDELSQKLDRSPTVTELAAVLGVSEEDVVDGLAVGNAYTASSLDSPAPEDDGGEGSLADRLGYEDTALEGVEYRESLKPLLAKLPPRERRIIMLRFFANMTQSQIGEEVGISQMHVSRLLTRTLAQLREGLISD; this is encoded by the coding sequence ATGTCCGCAGACCAGGGCAGCTCGAAGGTGCTGACGCCCGCGAAGAGCGAGGCAGCGCCCAAGGAGCTCGACGCACTCGACGTCCTCGACGGCATCGAGGGCGTCACGGCCCTCGACGCCGTGCCGGCCCCGCCCACCGCGGCGGCCGCCGACATCCCGGCTCCGCCGGCCTCAGGGGACATCGACACCCGCACCCTGTCCCGCTCCCTCTTCCTGCGGCTCGCCGCCCTCGACGAGGACAGCCCGGAGCGGGCCTACGTCCGGGACACCCTGATCGAGCTGAATCTGCCGCTGGTCCGCTACGCGGCCGCGCGCTTCCGCTCCCGCAACGAACCCATGGAGGACATCGTCCAGGTCGGCACCATCGGCCTGATCAAGGCGATCGACCGCTTCGACTGCGAACGGGGCGTGGAGTTCCCGACGTTCGCCATGCCGACGGTGGTCGGCGAGATCAAGCGCTTCTTCCGGGACACCTCCTGGTCGGTGCGCGTCCCGCGCCGGCTGCAGGAGCTGCGCCTGGCGCTGACCAAGGCGAGCGACGAGCTGTCCCAGAAGCTGGACCGGTCCCCGACGGTGACGGAGCTGGCCGCGGTGCTCGGCGTCTCCGAGGAGGACGTGGTCGACGGCCTCGCGGTCGGCAATGCCTACACCGCCTCCTCGCTGGACTCCCCGGCCCCCGAGGACGACGGCGGCGAGGGCTCCCTGGCCGACCGGCTCGGCTACGAGGACACCGCCCTGGAGGGCGTGGAGTACCGCGAGTCCCTGAAGCCCCTGCTGGCCAAACTCCCGCCCCGGGAGCGCCGGATCATCATGCTCCGCTTCTTCGCCAACATGACCCAGTCCCAGATCGGTGAGGAGGTCGGCATCTCCCAGATGCACGTCTCGCGCCTGCTGACCCGGACGCTGGCCCAGCTCCGGGAAGGCCTGATCTCGGACTGA
- a CDS encoding RNA polymerase sigma factor SigF — protein sequence MTTFDGWLIDEEVALTVSASTAPPQEEATAPAPAPAPTAPEKRRGADTRALTQVLFAELKDLTPGTPEHHRVRGALIEANLPLVRYAAARFRSRNEPMEDVVQVGTIGLINAIDRFDPDRGVQFPTFAMPTVVGEIKRYFRDNVRTVHVPRRLHELWVQVNSATEDLTTLYGRTPSTAEIAERLRIGEDEVLSCIEAGRSYHATSLEAAQEGDGLPGLLDRIGYEDPALDGVEHRDLIRHLLVQLPEREQRILLLRYYSNLTQSQISAELGVSQMHVSRLLARSFQRLRSANRIDA from the coding sequence ATGACCACTTTTGACGGATGGTTGATCGATGAAGAGGTGGCGTTGACCGTGTCGGCCAGTACTGCGCCGCCCCAGGAGGAGGCGACCGCTCCTGCCCCCGCACCCGCTCCCACGGCCCCCGAGAAGCGGCGCGGCGCCGACACCCGAGCCCTCACCCAGGTGCTCTTCGCCGAGCTGAAGGACCTGACCCCGGGCACGCCGGAGCACCACCGGGTGCGCGGAGCACTGATCGAGGCGAACCTCCCGCTCGTGCGCTACGCGGCCGCCCGCTTCCGCTCCCGCAACGAGCCCATGGAGGACGTCGTCCAGGTCGGCACCATCGGCCTGATCAACGCCATCGACCGGTTCGACCCGGACCGGGGCGTGCAGTTCCCGACCTTCGCGATGCCGACCGTGGTCGGCGAGATCAAACGGTACTTCCGGGACAACGTCCGCACGGTCCACGTACCGCGCCGGCTGCACGAGCTGTGGGTGCAGGTCAACAGCGCGACCGAGGACCTGACCACGCTCTACGGCCGCACCCCGTCCACCGCCGAGATCGCCGAGCGCCTCCGGATCGGCGAGGACGAGGTGCTGAGCTGTATCGAGGCGGGACGGTCGTACCACGCCACCTCGCTGGAGGCCGCACAGGAGGGCGACGGACTGCCCGGCCTGCTCGACCGCATCGGCTACGAGGACCCGGCGCTGGACGGCGTGGAACACCGCGACCTGATCCGGCATCTGCTCGTCCAACTCCCCGAGCGCGAACAGAGAATCCTTCTCCTTCGCTACTACAGCAATCTCACCCAGTCTCAGATCAGCGCGGAACTCGGCGTCTCCCAGATGCATGTCTCCCGGCTCCTCGCCCGCAGCTTCCAGCGACTCCGCTCCGCGAATCGCATCGACGCATAG
- a CDS encoding Dabb family protein: protein MIRHLVLFKLNEGVERDDPRVVAGVEAFQALGGQIEELRFWECGWNVSDRPIAYDFAINSAVEDTDALKRYLEHPAHQAGVAQWREFATWVIADYEF from the coding sequence ATGATCCGCCATCTGGTCCTCTTCAAGCTCAACGAGGGCGTCGAACGCGACGATCCGCGGGTCGTGGCGGGGGTGGAGGCCTTCCAGGCCCTCGGCGGCCAGATCGAGGAGCTGCGCTTCTGGGAGTGCGGCTGGAACGTCAGCGACCGGCCCATCGCCTACGACTTCGCGATCAACTCGGCGGTCGAGGACACCGACGCCCTCAAGCGCTACCTGGAGCACCCGGCTCATCAGGCGGGGGTCGCGCAGTGGCGCGAGTTCGCCACGTGGGTGATCGCCGACTACGAATTCTGA
- the tadA gene encoding tRNA adenosine(34) deaminase TadA, with product MRLALDEAERAVLGGDVPVGAVVLSPDGTTVLAAGHNEREATGDPTAHAEILAIRRAAAALGEWRLSGCTLVVTLEPCTMCAGAIVQSRVDRVVYGARDEKAGAAGSLWDVIRDRRLNHRPEVVEGVLATECARLLTDFFRGR from the coding sequence ATGCGACTCGCCCTGGACGAGGCCGAACGGGCCGTCCTGGGCGGAGACGTCCCCGTCGGCGCCGTCGTGCTGTCCCCGGACGGTACGACGGTGCTCGCCGCCGGGCACAACGAACGCGAGGCCACCGGCGATCCCACGGCCCACGCGGAGATCCTCGCGATCCGGCGGGCCGCGGCCGCGCTCGGGGAGTGGCGGCTGTCCGGCTGCACGCTCGTGGTCACCCTGGAGCCGTGCACGATGTGCGCGGGCGCGATCGTCCAGTCCCGTGTCGACCGGGTCGTCTACGGCGCCCGGGACGAGAAGGCGGGCGCGGCGGGCTCGCTGTGGGACGTGATCCGCGACCGTCGGCTCAATCACCGTCCGGAGGTCGTCGAGGGCGTACTCGCGACGGAGTGCGCCCGGCTTCTCACCGATTTCTTCCGGGGCCGGTGA
- the upp gene encoding uracil phosphoribosyltransferase codes for MRLHVVDHPLVAHKLTTLRDQRTDSATFRRLADELVTLLAYEATRDVRTEAVDIQTPVARTTGVKLARPRPLVVPILRAGLGMLDGMVRLLPTAEVGFLGMVRNEETLQASTYASRMPEDLSGRQVYVLDPMLATGGTLVAAIQELIKRGADDVTAVVLLAAPEGVEVMERELAGTPVTVVTAAVDDHLNEHGYIVPGLGDAGDRLYGAAE; via the coding sequence ATGCGTCTCCACGTCGTCGACCACCCCCTGGTCGCCCACAAGCTCACCACGCTGCGCGACCAGCGCACCGACTCCGCGACCTTCCGGCGGCTCGCCGACGAACTGGTCACCCTGCTCGCCTATGAGGCCACGCGGGACGTGCGCACCGAGGCCGTCGACATCCAGACCCCGGTCGCGCGGACGACCGGCGTCAAGCTCGCCCGCCCCCGTCCGCTGGTCGTGCCGATCCTGCGCGCCGGCCTCGGCATGCTGGACGGCATGGTCCGGCTGCTGCCGACCGCCGAGGTCGGCTTCCTGGGCATGGTCCGCAACGAGGAGACGCTGCAGGCCTCCACGTACGCCTCGCGTATGCCGGAGGACCTCTCGGGCCGCCAGGTGTACGTCCTGGACCCGATGCTGGCCACGGGGGGCACGCTGGTCGCGGCGATCCAGGAGCTGATCAAGCGGGGGGCCGACGACGTGACCGCGGTGGTGCTCCTGGCCGCGCCCGAGGGCGTCGAGGTCATGGAGCGGGAGCTGGCGGGGACGCCGGTGACGGTGGTGACGGCCGCGGTGGACGACCACCTCAATGAGCACGGATACATCGTGCCGGGGCTGGGGGATGCGGGGGATCGCCTCTACGGGGCGGCTGAATAG
- a CDS encoding LytR C-terminal domain-containing protein produces MSMLTPPGMGGQYRITGDKYPRMRPPRRRGRLVAAVVASVAVLGLIGWGALQLIDVFTGGTEKTTAAGTKEDCRTRAATAPRGTALPKPGEITVNVYNATGRTGLAKDTADALKKRGFKIGDVGNASKDFDKKVKNAGLLLGPPSAQNTSLAVLGTQLAGAQQRTDATRKGPDLDLILGDTFKGLTQPTAANQALTALTAAKPTAPPQKSC; encoded by the coding sequence ATGAGCATGCTGACTCCCCCCGGCATGGGCGGCCAGTACCGGATCACGGGGGACAAATACCCTCGGATGCGTCCGCCGCGCCGACGCGGCAGGCTCGTGGCCGCCGTGGTGGCGTCCGTCGCCGTGCTCGGCCTGATCGGCTGGGGCGCCCTGCAGCTCATCGACGTCTTCACAGGCGGCACCGAGAAGACGACCGCCGCCGGCACCAAGGAGGACTGCCGGACCAGGGCCGCGACGGCGCCCAGGGGCACGGCCCTGCCCAAGCCGGGCGAGATCACCGTGAACGTCTACAACGCCACGGGCCGCACCGGCCTCGCCAAGGACACCGCGGACGCGCTCAAGAAACGCGGCTTCAAGATCGGCGACGTGGGCAACGCGAGCAAAGACTTCGACAAGAAGGTGAAGAACGCCGGGCTCCTGCTCGGCCCGCCCTCGGCCCAGAACACCTCACTGGCGGTCCTGGGCACCCAGCTGGCCGGCGCCCAACAGCGCACCGACGCCACCCGCAAGGGCCCTGACCTCGACCTCATCCTCGGCGACACCTTCAAGGGCCTGACCCAGCCGACAGCCGCCAACCAGGCCCTGACAGCCTTGACCGCCGCGAAGCCGACGGCTCCTCCGCAGAAGAGCTGCTGA
- a CDS encoding type II toxin-antitoxin system VapB family antitoxin gives MIFKRIGNGRPYPDHGRESTRQWADVAPRPVRLDQLVTTKGQLDLETLLAEDSTFYGDLFAHVVKWQGDLYLEDGLHRAVRAALQQRQVLHARVLELD, from the coding sequence GTGATCTTCAAGCGCATCGGAAACGGCCGGCCGTACCCCGACCACGGCCGGGAAAGCACCCGGCAGTGGGCGGACGTCGCGCCGCGCCCGGTCCGCCTCGATCAGCTCGTGACGACCAAGGGGCAACTCGATCTGGAGACCCTGCTGGCCGAGGACTCGACGTTCTACGGCGACCTCTTCGCCCACGTCGTGAAGTGGCAGGGTGACCTCTATCTGGAGGACGGGCTGCACCGCGCGGTCCGCGCCGCCCTCCAGCAGCGCCAGGTGCTGCACGCACGCGTGCTCGAACTCGACTGA